From the genome of Agromyces badenianii:
GACGACACAGAATTCGATGATACGAACGACGCCCCCGCGAAAGCGCAGGTGCTGATCGATTCGCTGCCGTGGTTGAAGCGATTCCACGGCGAGACGATCGTCGTGAAGTTCGGCGGCAACGCCATGGTGAGCCCCGAACTGCAGCGGGCCTTCGCCGAAGACATGGTCTACCTGCGCTACGCGGGCATCAAGCCCGTCGTCGTGCACGGCGGCGGGCCGCAGATCTCGGCGATGCTCGAGCGGCTCGGCATCCCGAGCGAGTTCCGCGGCGGCTACCGCGTCACGACTCCAGAGACCATGGATGTCGTGCGCATGGTGCTCTCGGGGCAGGTGAATCGTGAGCTCGTCTCGCTGATCAACGAGCACGGCCCGCTCGCCTCTGGTCTCTCGGGCGAAGATGCCGGGCTCTTCACCGGTCGCCGGCGCGGTGCCGTCGTCGACGGTGAAGAGGTCGACCTCGGACTCGTCGGCGATGTCGTCGCGGTCGACCCGGCCGCGGTGCTCGCCGAACTCGATGCCGAGCGGATCCCCGTGGTCTCCTCGATCGCCCCCGACGGCGATGTGACCGGGCAGTCGCTCAACGTGAACGCCGACTCGGCGGCTGCCGCACTCGCGGTGGCGCTCGGCGCGGCGAAGCTCGTGATCCTCACCGATGTCGCCGGCCTCTACCGAGACTGGCCGAACCGCGATTCGCTCGTGTCGGTCATCGACGTCCCCGAGCTCGTCGAACTCCTG
Proteins encoded in this window:
- the argB gene encoding acetylglutamate kinase; translated protein: MSDDTEFDDTNDAPAKAQVLIDSLPWLKRFHGETIVVKFGGNAMVSPELQRAFAEDMVYLRYAGIKPVVVHGGGPQISAMLERLGIPSEFRGGYRVTTPETMDVVRMVLSGQVNRELVSLINEHGPLASGLSGEDAGLFTGRRRGAVVDGEEVDLGLVGDVVAVDPAAVLAELDAERIPVVSSIAPDGDVTGQSLNVNADSAAAALAVALGAAKLVILTDVAGLYRDWPNRDSLVSVIDVPELVELLPSLESGMIPKMTACLEAVESGVAKAAIIDGRIPHSILLEIFTQSGIGTEVVAA